The genome window CGCCTGGCTGTCGATGGATCGCAATATGGCCTGTGGTGTCGGGGCCTGTCTGACCTGTGTAATTAAGCGGAAAACCGAAACCGGCTGGGAATGGGCGCGCTGCTGCAAAGACGGCCCGGTGTTTAATGCCAAGGAGATTCTTTGGGATGAGTAAACCTGATTTGAAAATTAAAATCGGCAGTCTTGAGATGAAGAACCCGGTGACGGTGGCGTCGGGTACCTTCGGGTATGGACCGGAATACGCCGACTATGTCGACCTCGATCGTCTGGGCGCTGTAACGGTCAAAGGGATTTGTTCAGAGCCTCATATCGGCAACAACACACCGCGTACGTTTGAAACCGCCAGCGGAATGCTCAACGCAATCGGTCTTCCCGGACCTGGAGCGAAAGGGTTTGTCGAAAAATATATTCCGTTTTTCGAAAAATATGATGTGCCTCTGATCGTCAATATTTGGGGCCGAACGCTCGAAGAATACGGTGATGTGGCGGAGCAGATTGGCGCGCAGGAACGCGTCGGCGCACTGGAGGTGAACGTTTCCTGTCCGAACGTTAAAGAGGGCGGTGCGCTCTACGGAACCAATGTGGATCTGTTCTGTTCGGTTGTGAAAAAAGTTCGCGCCAAAACGACCAAGCCGATCATCATCAAGCTGGCCCCCAACGTGGCGGACATCAAAGCATTTGCGGTGGCGGCCGAAGAGTGCGGAGCCGACGGGCTGGCGATCATGAATTCCTATCCTGCCATGGCCATCGACATTGAAACCCGCATGCCGCAGCTTTCCAACCGGACCGGCGGTCTTTCCGGGCCGGCGATCAAACCGATTGCGGTGAAACTGGTATGGGAAGCCGCTCAGGTCGTCGATATTCCTATCATTGGAATGGGAGGCATCAGCAGCCCCGAGGACGCCATCGAATTCATCATTGCCGGAGCAACGGCTGTCGCGGTCGGAACCGCCAACTTCAGCGATCCGTCTACTGCCGTGCGCGTGACCGAGGGCATTGAAAGCTGGATGGCTCAGCGCAATATCGCTTCGATTGCTGAGCTGCGTGGAACGGTTCAGGCATGAAACGCCGGGTGCTGACGGCCGGCCTGGGCGTGCTGACGATCGCGGTGACGATCTTCTGTATTTTATACAGTCCGGCGGAGAGCCGCCTGGAAGCAGTTCCTGCGTACGCACATGTGGTTTACAACAACGAGTCGCCCGACTGGTTTTTGTCGTTTTTTCCAATCCTCGGAAAAAGCGGCGATGAATTTTCCGAGGTTTGGAATAAAAGTTTCCGAACATTGGAAACGCGGCCGCTGGCCGTGGCCACGGTGGCTTTTGCCGGACCGGGGCAGCGCGACTGCTGGGTCGGAGTGAGCGAACTGAGCGGCTCGCAGGCGTTGGCGCTTCGCTGGCGGCTGATGTTGTTTCCGCCGGACGGAGTCAGCGCGGCGCGGCCTTATGCCGTGTGGCGGGTTTGGCGGTTCGAACACCCAGGCCTGCCTTCCTGGGCGAAGGTCCGGCTTGCGGTGACGGAACGCCTGTTGGTTTGTTCGGTTTCTGCTGACAGCCGCGATATTTATCGGTTGCTGGATGTGGCCGACGGACGGTCGGTTTCTCTCGAGAAACGAAACCGTCGATAGAGTTATCCAGGGATTCCGATGTCCGCCTCTTTCATCGATGGATATCCGACGAGTCGGGTCAGTCGATCCATCAGTTCTTTCATTCGCTGACCGCTTTCATTGGCCAGTTCCAGCAATTCGTGCTGGAGAGCGGGTTGAGTGGTTTGCAGCAGAGCTGCTTCGATGGAGGCGGTGATGACGGTCAGTGGCTGGGAGAGTTTGAGGGCGAGCTGCGAGATCTGCAGAAGAAGGTCGGCGCGGCTTTTATTGCTTCTGCGGTTTTCCGGCGGCAGGATGAGGTCTTCTTCGTGCTGCAGCACCTGGCTTTCGAGGGATTCCACCTGTTTTTCGACTTTGGCTGTGGCGGCCTCAACATTTTCGCGTACGTCATCGACGGTGCTTTTAATGATCTCTGGCGGCGTGTTATCGAGATGCATAATCGTATCGAGCTTATCCAGAACAATCGCCAGGGCTCCCATGTCGATGTTGTCGCCGCTGCCGCCGACTTCCCCGCTTTCACTGCCCGCACCGGTTCCTTCGCCGGCTCCCGTGCGCGAGTTGCGGGACTGAATCATGAGGCGGTTCCATTCCTGTTCCGGAATGTCTTCGGAATCGAGCAGGGCGCGTGCTTTTTCTTCGCCGTGCTTGCGAATGTAGTTTAAAACATCCAGCTCGGTTTTGGTCATTTTCTTGTGCTGTTCTGCGAAGCGGGCGGCGAGAATTTCCACTTGCCGCTGCTCTTCTGCTTCACGAAGGGCTTCGAGAATCTGTTCGTCCACCTCGGGCTGTTCTTCGCCGACTGCATTGCGGATTTTATCGACCACAGTTTTTTCGAGCAGAAGCATGGCTTTGTGCAGGCTGGCTTTTCCTCGTGCGGATTTGAATTTTTTCTGCTGAGCGAGTCCTTCATAGGTGCGGCGCAGGCAGCCGATAACAATGTCTGCCAATGATTCGCCGTTCTCCAGCGATTGCATGGACTGGCGGACCGAGACCGATTCCATGATGAGCTGCCCGAGTTTTTCGGGATCGGAGAGCATTTCCTGAAGTTCGTCGGTTGGCGGTTCCGATGCAGAGGACGGGTCGCCTTTGAGGAAGGCGACAATTTGTTCGATTTGGATGGGGGGAGGAGTCTCTTCCTCCTCTTCGTTTTTTTCTTCTGCTGCTTCTTCGTCCAGTCCGTCTCCATCGCCTTCAACGCCGTTCCGGCCGCCTTCGTCATCTCCGACTAAATGCTCCCCCTCGTGCTGAGCAACGTATTCGACGGAATCGGCTTTGATATGGTCCATCCCGGCTTCGTCCAGCTGTTCCTTAATGCTGGGGCCGGACTGATTGCCGGCGGTACAGAGTGCGTTGACGAGCTGGGTGAGTTCGTCCAGGGTGATTCCATTGCGGAAGACGAGGTGAGGAATGTTCAGGGTTATGAATTTTCGTTCCAGTGCGCGCAGGTGGACTGTGTAGTCCGAAATCATTTTATCATTGATGGTGAGAGTCTTGTTGAAGAGGCCGAGCGCGACTTTTTTTTCAATTCGCAGTGCATCGCTTAATACCTGATGCGCTTCTTTCATTGGACCGGAAACCGAAGGGTGATTCATTCCGTAAATGGATGCAA of Tichowtungia aerotolerans contains these proteins:
- a CDS encoding dihydroorotate dehydrogenase; the protein is MSKPDLKIKIGSLEMKNPVTVASGTFGYGPEYADYVDLDRLGAVTVKGICSEPHIGNNTPRTFETASGMLNAIGLPGPGAKGFVEKYIPFFEKYDVPLIVNIWGRTLEEYGDVAEQIGAQERVGALEVNVSCPNVKEGGALYGTNVDLFCSVVKKVRAKTTKPIIIKLAPNVADIKAFAVAAEECGADGLAIMNSYPAMAIDIETRMPQLSNRTGGLSGPAIKPIAVKLVWEAAQVVDIPIIGMGGISSPEDAIEFIIAGATAVAVGTANFSDPSTAVRVTEGIESWMAQRNIASIAELRGTVQA